In one window of Burkholderia cenocepacia DNA:
- the arfB gene encoding alternative ribosome rescue aminoacyl-tRNA hydrolase ArfB, which translates to MMIRYTLDPAEVEWTAVRAQGAGGQNVNKVSSAIHLRFDIRASSLPPVLKERLLALSDQRITRDGIVVIKSQEYRTQEKNREAALARLDTLIGSVAYTPRARVATRPTRASKERRLEHKSRRSTVKSGRGKVID; encoded by the coding sequence ATGATGATTCGCTACACGCTCGATCCGGCCGAGGTCGAATGGACAGCCGTGCGCGCGCAGGGCGCGGGCGGGCAGAACGTGAACAAGGTGTCGAGCGCGATTCATCTGCGCTTCGACATTCGCGCGTCGTCGCTGCCGCCGGTCCTGAAGGAGCGGCTGCTTGCGCTGTCCGACCAGCGCATCACGCGCGACGGCATCGTCGTGATCAAGTCGCAGGAATATCGGACGCAGGAGAAGAACCGCGAGGCCGCGCTGGCACGGCTCGATACGTTGATCGGCAGCGTCGCGTACACGCCGCGTGCCCGGGTCGCGACGCGGCCGACGCGTGCGTCGAAGGAACGGCGGCTCGAGCACAAGTCGCGCCGCAGCACGGTGAAGTCGGGACGAGGGAAGGTGATCGACTGA
- a CDS encoding AAA family ATPase, which yields MTASDDMLEFTGGLVARLPEPADFGIALAEGFARRIGDLARRAGAPSASARWAARAAFATSRATASGHVCVALGALAQRYEAPLGEVRAALAASGVVAFGTLARGGERPLIVDRLDHLYLSRYFDYERRLADALVAQAGVAAPDEGLSPDRLRDSLARYFGPATGEVDWQRVAAIVALTGRVTIVSGGPGTGKTTTVVGVLACLLDAHPGLRIALAAPTGKAAQRMQEALHARAGDLPPELAARLPDTSYTLHRLLGGGGAAGFRHHRDNPLPYDLIVVDEASMIDVALAAHLLDALAPGARLVLLGDKDQLAAVEAGAVFAELSARPAFTAAARTRIAQALGIDEATFVAALPVPDEVAPAAVPAAQPVSASARAPASPSASAPVSRKSAPRPKVDARQASLFDDEPQDDEVSSTAGIAPSPPTESALTADAGAPDGKTPAWIEADELAWLDTVELPPFDAGDAALASMTAPASPLAGEAAAAAASTGTSTAAPLADCVVWLERNYRFGLDSPIGRLSLAIRRGDVQATLEALPTDDSAAASFHDDAGDTLASSTVERLARRFGAYLDALRDALAAPVPDPLPLFDALNRFRILCATRSGSRGAEHVNALVAAHVRHAARVPLAVGAHWFTGRPIMVTRNDYALGLFNGDIGIALPDAHGVLRVWFRRADGTARAVSPAALPPHETAFALTVHKSQGSEFDEAALVLPASFGRVLTRELVYTAVTRARTRVQVIGPRRVLAQAVATRTQRDSGLAARVDEALARRRTEVSR from the coding sequence ATGACCGCATCCGACGACATGCTCGAATTCACCGGCGGTCTCGTCGCGCGGCTGCCCGAGCCGGCCGATTTCGGCATTGCGCTCGCGGAAGGCTTCGCGCGCCGCATCGGCGACCTCGCGCGACGTGCCGGTGCGCCGTCCGCGTCGGCACGCTGGGCGGCGCGTGCCGCGTTCGCGACGAGCCGTGCGACCGCGAGCGGCCACGTGTGCGTCGCGCTTGGCGCGCTTGCACAGCGTTACGAAGCGCCGCTCGGCGAGGTCCGCGCGGCGCTTGCCGCGAGCGGCGTGGTCGCGTTCGGCACGCTTGCGCGCGGCGGCGAGCGGCCGCTGATCGTCGACCGGCTCGATCACCTGTACCTGTCGCGCTATTTCGATTACGAACGGCGGCTCGCCGATGCGCTCGTCGCGCAGGCCGGCGTCGCCGCGCCGGACGAAGGCCTGTCGCCCGACCGGTTGCGCGACAGTCTCGCCCGTTACTTCGGGCCGGCCACCGGTGAAGTCGACTGGCAGCGCGTCGCGGCGATCGTCGCGCTGACCGGCCGCGTGACGATCGTCAGCGGCGGGCCGGGCACGGGCAAGACGACGACCGTCGTCGGCGTGCTGGCCTGTCTGCTTGACGCGCACCCGGGGCTGCGCATCGCGCTGGCCGCACCGACCGGCAAGGCCGCGCAGCGGATGCAGGAGGCGCTGCACGCGCGCGCCGGCGATCTGCCGCCCGAGCTCGCGGCGCGCCTGCCCGACACGTCGTACACGCTGCATCGGCTGCTGGGCGGCGGCGGGGCGGCCGGCTTTCGGCATCATCGCGACAATCCGTTGCCGTACGATCTGATCGTCGTCGACGAGGCGTCGATGATCGACGTCGCGCTCGCCGCGCATCTGCTCGACGCGCTCGCGCCGGGTGCGCGGCTCGTGTTGCTGGGCGACAAGGACCAGCTGGCGGCGGTCGAGGCCGGCGCCGTATTCGCGGAGCTGAGCGCGCGGCCGGCGTTCACCGCCGCGGCGCGCACGCGCATCGCGCAGGCGCTCGGCATCGACGAGGCGACGTTCGTCGCGGCGTTGCCGGTGCCGGACGAGGTGGCGCCGGCAGCGGTGCCGGCCGCGCAGCCGGTTTCCGCGTCCGCACGGGCTCCGGCGTCGCCATCGGCATCTGCGCCTGTTTCGCGCAAATCGGCGCCGCGGCCGAAAGTCGATGCGCGACAGGCGTCGCTTTTCGACGACGAACCGCAGGATGACGAAGTGTCGTCGACGGCCGGCATCGCGCCGTCACCGCCCACCGAGTCGGCGCTGACCGCCGATGCCGGCGCACCAGACGGCAAGACACCGGCCTGGATCGAGGCCGACGAACTCGCATGGCTCGACACCGTCGAGCTGCCGCCGTTCGACGCAGGCGATGCGGCACTTGCATCGATGACGGCGCCCGCATCGCCATTGGCCGGCGAAGCGGCAGCCGCAGCCGCGTCCACCGGTACGTCCACCGCGGCACCGCTCGCGGACTGCGTGGTGTGGCTAGAACGCAATTACCGCTTCGGTCTCGATTCGCCGATCGGGCGGCTGTCGCTCGCGATCCGCCGCGGCGACGTGCAGGCGACGCTCGAAGCGTTGCCCACCGACGATTCGGCCGCCGCATCGTTTCACGACGATGCGGGCGACACGCTGGCGTCGTCGACGGTCGAGCGGCTCGCACGGCGCTTCGGCGCCTACCTCGACGCGTTGCGCGACGCGCTGGCCGCGCCGGTGCCCGATCCGCTGCCGCTGTTCGACGCGCTCAACCGGTTCCGGATCCTGTGCGCGACCCGCAGCGGCTCGCGCGGGGCGGAACACGTCAATGCGCTGGTGGCCGCGCACGTGCGGCATGCGGCGCGCGTGCCGCTTGCGGTCGGCGCGCACTGGTTCACCGGGCGGCCGATCATGGTCACGCGCAACGACTATGCGCTGGGACTGTTCAACGGCGACATCGGCATCGCGCTGCCCGACGCGCATGGCGTGCTACGCGTGTGGTTCCGGCGCGCGGACGGCACCGCGCGCGCGGTGTCGCCGGCTGCGCTGCCGCCGCACGAAACGGCGTTCGCGCTGACGGTGCACAAATCGCAGGGCTCTGAATTCGACGAGGCGGCGCTCGTGCTGCCCGCGTCGTTCGGCCGGGTGCTGACGCGCGAGCTGGTCTATACGGCCGTCACGCGCGCCCGCACGCGCGTGCAGGTGATCGGGCCGCGGCGCGTGCTGGCGCAGGCGGTCGCGACACGCACGCAGCGCGATTCGGGGCTCGCGGCCCGCGTCGACGAGGCGCTTGCCCGGCGCCGCACGGAGGTTTCGCGATGA